The following proteins come from a genomic window of Pseudomonadota bacterium:
- a CDS encoding TrpB-like pyridoxal phosphate-dependent enzyme, giving the protein MHTKILLPETEIPTHWYNVVADMPNPPSPPLGPDGNPVGPEALQAIFPDNIIAQEVSAERWIPIPEPVREALQLWRPSPLYRARRLEQALGTPAKLYYKNEAVSPAGSHKPNTAVAQAYYNKVAGIRRLTTETGAGQWGCSLALAGQLFGLAVRVYMVKISYEQKPYRRSMMQTWGAEVFASPTDMTASGRKILAQHPDSPGSLGIAISEAAEEAAGRADTNYALGSVLNHVLLHQTVIGQEAKKQLALVGDYPDEIYAPCGGGSNFGGIALPFFADKAAGKAVRLIAVEPTSCPTLTKGQYAYDYGDAIGLTPLLKMYTLGHDFVPPGIHAGGLRYHGDSPLISQLHAEGLVDAVAIPQLETFEAGVLFARTEGIVPAPESNHAVAAAIRSARECARSGAPRTILFNLSGHGHFDMSAYDRYLNNELEDYDFPAEAIAESLAHLPAALRGK; this is encoded by the coding sequence ATGCACACCAAGATCCTGTTACCGGAAACCGAGATCCCCACCCACTGGTACAACGTCGTCGCCGACATGCCGAATCCACCGTCGCCCCCGCTGGGACCGGATGGCAACCCGGTCGGACCGGAAGCGTTGCAGGCGATCTTTCCCGACAACATCATCGCGCAGGAGGTCAGCGCCGAACGCTGGATCCCGATACCGGAGCCCGTGCGCGAGGCGTTGCAGCTGTGGCGGCCTTCGCCGCTGTACCGTGCCCGCCGCCTGGAGCAGGCGCTCGGCACGCCGGCGAAACTCTACTACAAGAACGAGGCGGTCAGCCCCGCCGGATCGCACAAGCCTAACACCGCCGTCGCGCAGGCGTATTACAACAAGGTCGCCGGTATCCGGCGCCTGACCACCGAGACAGGGGCGGGGCAGTGGGGCTGCTCGCTGGCGCTGGCCGGGCAGCTGTTCGGGCTCGCGGTGCGCGTGTACATGGTGAAGATCAGTTACGAGCAGAAGCCGTACCGGCGCTCGATGATGCAGACCTGGGGCGCCGAGGTGTTCGCGAGCCCCACCGACATGACCGCGTCCGGGCGCAAGATCCTGGCGCAACATCCGGATTCGCCCGGCTCGCTCGGTATCGCCATCTCCGAGGCGGCCGAGGAGGCGGCCGGACGGGCGGATACCAACTACGCGCTGGGTTCGGTGCTCAATCACGTGCTGCTGCACCAGACCGTCATCGGCCAGGAGGCGAAAAAGCAGCTGGCGCTGGTAGGTGATTATCCGGACGAGATCTATGCGCCCTGCGGCGGCGGTTCCAACTTCGGCGGCATCGCATTGCCGTTCTTCGCCGACAAGGCGGCCGGCAAGGCAGTGCGCCTGATCGCGGTGGAACCGACCTCGTGCCCGACGTTGACCAAGGGACAGTATGCCTACGACTACGGCGACGCCATCGGGCTCACCCCGCTGCTCAAGATGTACACCCTCGGCCATGACTTCGTGCCGCCGGGTATCCATGCCGGCGGCCTGCGCTATCACGGCGACTCGCCGCTCATCAGCCAGTTGCATGCCGAGGGGCTGGTGGACGCGGTCGCCATCCCGCAGCTGGAGACGTTCGAGGCCGGCGTGCTGTTCGCGCGCACGGAGGGTATCGTGCCGGCACCGGAATCCAACCACGCCGTCGCCGCCGCCATCCGCTCGGCCCGCGAATGCGCGCGCAGCGGCGCGCCGAGGACGATCCTGTTCAACCTATCCGGCCACGGCCATTTCGACATGTCCGCCTACGACCGCTACCTGAACAACGAGCTGGAGGACTACGACTTCCCCGCGGAGGCGATTGCGGAATCGCTCGCGCACCTGCCCGCTGCGCTGCGCGGGAAGTAG
- a CDS encoding NnrS family protein, with translation MKTSHKTTMAHRLLFPLATLYALCVVPFWLLVHDRLPPLFDAAWHGHEMLFGFALAVIAGFLGTHTTRALTATLVSTWIIARVAAALGSGVPAFLAGLAFPVTVFIATVPALLAGSKRPENRILPLLLTLLVAADAAWWTGRTWFGDQAHSSALLGAIDLIALLLLMMGGRTLRAALGNHLEQQGIARRDHCARNLELPLALLATAAALTDALALSATAGLCCLGAALLALLRVLPWQLRHALARPHLWTLALGYLWLVPGLALKGIAQLGGGPAVTDLLHGIGIGALGTLTLVMMARTTAVRARRPVTAFADIGVAAVLVSTAACCRLLAAYWPQTGDMLLWLAAGTWSGAFLILFIRLWRMAV, from the coding sequence GTGAAAACCAGCCACAAAACCACCATGGCACACCGCCTGCTGTTCCCGCTGGCAACGCTGTATGCGCTGTGCGTCGTGCCCTTCTGGCTGCTGGTACACGACAGGTTGCCGCCGCTGTTCGATGCCGCCTGGCACGGTCACGAGATGCTGTTCGGCTTCGCGCTCGCCGTCATCGCCGGATTCCTCGGTACGCACACCACGCGCGCGTTGACCGCCACCCTGGTCTCGACCTGGATCATCGCCCGCGTCGCCGCCGCACTCGGCAGCGGCGTACCCGCCTTCCTCGCCGGCCTGGCGTTCCCGGTGACTGTATTCATCGCGACCGTGCCGGCGCTGCTCGCCGGGAGCAAGCGGCCCGAGAACCGTATCCTGCCGCTGCTGCTGACCCTGCTGGTCGCCGCGGATGCGGCATGGTGGACAGGACGCACCTGGTTCGGCGACCAGGCCCACTCCAGCGCCCTGCTCGGCGCCATCGATCTGATCGCCCTGTTGTTGCTGATGATGGGCGGGCGCACCCTGCGCGCCGCGCTCGGCAACCATCTCGAGCAGCAGGGCATCGCGCGCCGCGACCACTGCGCGCGCAACCTGGAGCTGCCGCTGGCGCTGCTCGCCACCGCCGCGGCGCTGACCGACGCCCTCGCCTTGTCCGCGACGGCCGGGCTCTGCTGCCTCGGGGCCGCGCTGCTCGCACTGCTGCGGGTGCTGCCCTGGCAGCTGCGCCACGCACTGGCACGGCCGCACCTGTGGACGCTGGCGCTCGGTTACCTCTGGCTGGTGCCCGGCCTGGCACTCAAGGGTATCGCCCAGCTGGGTGGCGGCCCGGCAGTCACCGATCTGCTGCACGGCATCGGCATCGGTGCGCTCGGTACCCTTACCCTGGTGATGATGGCGCGCACCACGGCCGTACGCGCGCGCCGGCCGGTCACGGCCTTTGCCGATATCGGGGTTGCGGCCGTGCTGGTCAGTACGGCCGCCTGCTGCCGCCTGCTCGCAGCGTACTGGCCACAGACTGGTGACATGCTGCTGTGGCTCGCCGCCGGCACCTGGAGTGGTGCATTCCTGATCCTGTTCATCCGCCTGTGGCGGATGGCCGTCTAG
- a CDS encoding DUF503 domain-containing protein, translated as MGYTRAGMSLSPPPAAMSAPDLFICLLTVELVIPWAQSLKDKRSAVHGLKERLRVRFNASVAEVGHQDKWQRAVIAICMLGGDRHRLDAEIGRVRQLCAEARDIQIAAMRQEWL; from the coding sequence ATGGGGTATACTCGGGCCGGGATGTCCCTGTCACCGCCACCCGCCGCCATGTCCGCTCCCGACCTTTTCATCTGTCTGCTCACCGTCGAGCTCGTCATTCCCTGGGCGCAGTCGCTGAAGGACAAGCGCAGTGCCGTCCATGGCCTGAAGGAACGCCTGCGCGTCCGCTTCAATGCCTCGGTCGCCGAGGTCGGGCACCAGGACAAGTGGCAGCGGGCGGTGATCGCCATCTGCATGCTGGGCGGTGACCGCCACCGGCTGGACGCGGAGATCGGCCGGGTACGGCAGCTCTGCGCCGAGGCGCGCGATATTCAGATCGCCGCCATGCGGCAGGAATGGCTGTAA
- a CDS encoding SEL1-like repeat protein, whose amino-acid sequence MQRYRAILLFLLLGASTLPLSAAETLAEVQQAAAHGDADSQFGLGQRYEAGRGGVQQDLGQAVEWYRKAAQQRHVKAQTNLGNLYRAGKGVERDYREAMRWYRKAAAQGDTKAKINIAMLYAAGQGVDKDEAAGLKWLQEAADAGDTQAMVQLAMLYQAGKGVAKNETLSTQWYQLAAAKGDVVAQHNLGLCYFFGTGVRKDLAESVRWHRKAALNDYPPAEYSLGLRYAAGDGVGQDYAEAAQWYGKAAVLGHPDAQNNLGVLYRRGRGVKQDYGAALKWFRKAAEHGHVNAQYNLGDMYLQGQGVKADRAEAKKWLTQAAGKGHKGARKALDAM is encoded by the coding sequence ATGCAACGATACCGCGCCATCCTGCTGTTCCTGCTCCTGGGTGCCAGCACCCTGCCGTTGTCGGCGGCCGAGACACTCGCGGAAGTGCAGCAGGCCGCCGCGCACGGCGACGCGGACAGCCAGTTCGGCCTCGGCCAGCGCTACGAGGCGGGCCGGGGCGGCGTGCAACAGGATCTCGGACAGGCCGTCGAGTGGTACCGCAAGGCGGCGCAGCAGAGACATGTCAAGGCGCAGACCAACCTCGGCAATCTCTATCGCGCCGGCAAGGGCGTGGAGCGGGACTACCGCGAGGCCATGCGCTGGTACCGCAAGGCCGCGGCACAGGGCGATACCAAGGCGAAGATCAACATCGCGATGCTCTATGCCGCCGGCCAGGGTGTGGACAAGGACGAGGCGGCGGGTCTGAAATGGCTGCAGGAGGCGGCGGATGCGGGCGACACCCAGGCGATGGTGCAGCTCGCCATGCTGTACCAGGCCGGCAAGGGTGTGGCGAAGAACGAAACACTCTCGACCCAGTGGTATCAGCTCGCCGCGGCGAAAGGGGATGTCGTCGCCCAGCACAACCTGGGGCTCTGCTACTTCTTTGGCACCGGCGTGCGCAAGGACCTGGCCGAATCGGTGCGCTGGCATCGCAAGGCCGCGCTGAACGACTATCCGCCGGCGGAATACAGCCTGGGTTTGCGCTATGCCGCGGGCGACGGCGTCGGCCAGGATTATGCCGAGGCGGCGCAATGGTACGGCAAGGCCGCCGTGCTGGGGCACCCGGATGCGCAGAACAATCTCGGCGTCCTGTACCGCCGCGGCCGGGGGGTCAAGCAGGATTACGGCGCGGCGCTGAAGTGGTTCCGCAAGGCCGCGGAGCACGGTCACGTCAACGCCCAGTACAATCTCGGCGACATGTATCTGCAGGGACAGGGCGTGAAAGCCGACCGTGCGGAGGCGAAGAAGTGGCTGACGCAGGCGGCGGGCAAGGGCCACAAGGGAGCGCGCAAGGCACTCGATGCGATGTAG
- a CDS encoding HIT family protein, translating into MKACFFCTIDPARILGSNAHCFMIRDDFPLAPGHSLVMPKRHVGSLFELTAAEQQALLALLAEAKAGVDAEFRPAAYNIGLNDGPAAGQSIPHVHMHLIPRYPGDCADPRGGIRWILPTKAKYWTD; encoded by the coding sequence ATGAAAGCCTGTTTTTTCTGCACTATCGACCCGGCCCGCATTTTGGGCAGCAACGCCCACTGTTTCATGATCCGCGATGACTTCCCGCTCGCGCCCGGCCACTCGCTGGTCATGCCGAAGCGCCATGTCGGTTCGCTGTTCGAACTCACCGCGGCGGAACAGCAGGCCCTGCTGGCCCTGCTGGCGGAGGCGAAGGCGGGCGTGGACGCCGAGTTCCGGCCGGCGGCGTACAACATCGGCCTGAACGACGGTCCCGCGGCAGGCCAGAGCATTCCGCATGTGCACATGCATCTGATCCCGCGCTATCCGGGCGATTGTGCGGATCCCCGGGGCGGGATCCGCTGGATCCTGCCGACGAAGGCGAAGTACTGGACGGACTGA
- a CDS encoding GNAT family protein, whose protein sequence is MSIPEYQETMVVDGTTVTLRTMHPADRDIEQRFVDGLSPQSRYYRFHSALKNLTPEMLERFTHVNYPDDMALIATVPDGPGAREIGVARYVRYPDTDRAEIAVVVADAWQGRGIGARLLLALRTLAVTAGIRHFEASVLPGNSRMLELARSLGFTVRVADMEDSQTLELGKEIGD, encoded by the coding sequence TTGAGTATCCCCGAGTACCAGGAGACGATGGTCGTGGACGGCACGACCGTGACCCTGCGGACCATGCATCCCGCCGACCGTGACATCGAGCAGCGCTTCGTCGACGGGCTCTCGCCGCAATCACGCTATTACCGCTTCCATTCCGCACTCAAGAACCTCACGCCCGAGATGCTGGAGCGCTTCACGCATGTCAATTACCCGGACGACATGGCACTGATCGCCACCGTGCCGGACGGGCCCGGCGCGCGCGAGATCGGTGTCGCCCGCTACGTCCGCTATCCTGACACCGACCGCGCCGAGATCGCCGTCGTCGTCGCGGATGCATGGCAGGGCCGGGGGATCGGCGCGCGCCTGCTGCTGGCACTGCGAACGCTCGCCGTCACGGCCGGCATCCGGCATTTCGAGGCCAGTGTGCTGCCGGGGAACTCGCGCATGCTCGAATTGGCCCGTTCGCTCGGGTTCACGGTCAGGGTGGCGGACATGGAGGACAGCCAGACGCTGGAACTGGGCAAGGAGATCGGCGACTAG